The region TCTTTTATTTAGTTAATCGGTTGAAATTGAATGGTTACATCAGGATTATTTGTAAATTCTGTTTTAGCCATCATGTAAAGTTCATTCACTTCTTCCACTCCTGGAAAGGCACTTTCATCTGCCACTTGTACAATAACTTGAACCGTTTCTTCATTAACACGAACTAATACATCATTATAACCTTTTGATTTAATCATTGTTTCAAGCGCGCTTTGATGTTCACGATCTCTATTTAATTTATCTAAATCATCTTTTGCTTCACTTTTAGCTGTTGCATCGTAATCTTTACTAGCAATTACTTCTTTTAATTCTGATACTTTTTGACTTTGTTGTTTTTCAAGTTCAACACGTAACACTTGGATTGAATTCGATTCCGTTGCAACTGTTGTAACATTTTCTTCTGTCGTTGTTTCACTTGCTAACTCACTACCTGTTTGCGCATCAGTTTCGCTAACTTCCATTTGAACATTTGGTAAGGTTTGAGTTGATCCTGCTCCAGTTGTTAAATCTTTTGGATCTTCCATTCCCATATAAAAAACTGTTAATAAGACAAAGACAACAAATAATGCGGCTGTAACATAAGAATTTTTGTTCATTTTAATTTCCTCCTAATTCAGATGCATTTAATAATGATATTTGATGGATTGGTACATCAAGTAACAAACTGATTGCGTTCGTGACATCATAAGGTGCTTTGAGCACTCCGCGATACACAATAACAACTCCATTTGAAACAGTATTTGTTTGATTTGAAGCGAAGATTGTTGCAGATGAAGAATCCGATACAGTTTTATAAGACAAATTAACACTTTCAAGCGTAACCCCTTCTATTGAGGCAAATAACGTATTAATTTGTTCTTGATGTTTCGTCTCAAGTACGTTTGTCGTTGTTTTACCACTGTTGTTTTCAAAACTTCCATTAAACAATGTGGTAAAAATAAAGACGGCTGCAATAACTGATAGAATTCCAAACGGACCTAAATCTGCGACTATTTTTCTTAACTTCTGAATCATTTGTGATATATCCGAGGTTTTTTTTATCTCCTTCGTCCCCCCTCCTGATCCGTTTATACTACTTTGAAACACTGCTGGGATTTTTATCCCCTCATCCTTCATTGACCTCCCCCCTCAAACAAAATATCGTTTCGGTCGATTCCTAGTTGATTAGAAACACATAGTTTCGCTTCTTTACTAGTTTCCACCATTTGTATGGTTAGAACTTCATCTAATTCGAATGTGATAATGTCGACGTCACAGAGTGCCTCAGCTTTTTGTATCAAGGCATCAACTTCACCTAAGGTAAGATCTTTTAAGTCCTCCTCAAGCTTGCTCTGATAATACTGTACAGATTCGTCGAACTCACTCTCACTAATGAAGGTAATCGAATTAATAAATGAACTAACTTCATTATTCATTATACTGAGTACCGGCTTTAAAATGATAACTATAATAAAAAAATGAAGATAAAATGAAATTATCTTTTTATAAGAAGCCGGAATAACCAACAAATTGACAACAGCTATCAAAAAAAACATGGCAATAATTTGTTTGGCGTATGTATATATCATTTCTTTTCCCATCTCCTCACATCTTGTCAAATGTTATCTAATTGGTTACTAACATCATATTAGAACTATATAAAATAATAAAGAACGTAAAGATAAACATAACAGCAATAATAATGGTAATAACTAATAAATTCATAACACCTGTATTAAAAATATCTAAGACGTTAATAAAATCTTTACTAACTAGTGGTTGAATAATCGCTGTTAGTAATCGAAACAAGATGGTTGCAATTCCAAGCTTCACAATAGGAAAAGAAACAAAAATAACCAATGTGATGATACTTAATAGGCCTACACTATTGCGCATAATCGATAACGTTGAGATAATGGAAACAACCGTATCAGTAAAACGGCTCCCAATAACTGGAATGTAATTCATTAAAGTTTGCGTTGTCCTAAAAAACAACCCATCCGCAAAACTTAACGTGACATTTTGGATGGACATCAACGTTAAAAAGAATGCAAAATAGCCTCCCAGTGTCCACAAGGCAATTTTATTAATAAAATTCGTTAATCGACTATATAAATCTTCAATACCAATTTGATTAACAAAACCAAAGATTGTTCCAATCACCGTCAAAGGTAAACTGACAGCATTAATGAAAAAATAGGAGACATTAATCAAAAATACAACAGCAGGCTGAAATAAGGCATGATTCCAAAGTGCGCCCGTAATGGTAATCATCGATAATAAAATAGGAAATACAGCCACAACAATATCCATATATCTTGTTAAAATATCCAGCGTATAGTCGTGATAAAAGACAAATAACCCAAATAATTGTACAATCAGAATTAATTTTAAGACTGTATTCGTAATCTTTTCATATCGTGTTGAAAACGTTGTTTGAATATTTTGAAACAACGCAATCACTAATAAGAAAATTAAAATCATTTTAAACTGAGAAAAACTCACATTTAACTCATACATGGCATATTCAACAATTGACTTAAAAAAACCGACTATATTAAAATTTTCAACCTTTAGTAAGTTCGATTTATCAAGATAATCAGCTTGTACAAGCCAGTCATATTGTGAATAGATTTCGGCCCAAATATTGTCAAACGATGATAGATCCATACTAAATTGACTCATACTTCACCCCCTAGTTCGTAAAGACTACAATATTGATAAAATTAGTTCAAATAAGGTGATAATCATCGGTAAACTGTACCCGATTAAATAGAGTTTTACAATATACTCAAACATTTTCCCTACATTACCAAGCTTTGCTTCTGTTAATAAAAAATTAACAAACTCAGCGTAATAAACAATTCCGATCAAACGAATGATAATCGTAACATACTGCTGTTCAATATTAAAATTCAAGAACACTGCTGTTAAGTCACCAATCATTTTGGAAAGAATTTGTAAGGCGACCATAAAAAAAAATGTTAGCAAGACAAGACTAAATCCTTTAGCATATTTCGGATTTACTTCTTCTAATAGCAAATAAACAAGTGCACATCCAATTACAAGTGAGATGATTTGAACAATATCAATGGCACACCACTCCTTCTACAACATGAAGATATTTCGTAAACTGGTCATTAATATTTCGATTAGTTGTACGATAAAAATAAGCATATAGACGTAACCAGCAAGTGTAATTAACTCACTGACGTCTTTTGCAATGTCTAACTTTTTAAAAACCATTCCTATAATTCCTAGCAAGAATCCGATTCCGGCAAATTGTAATATTTCAGTCACATCAATTGGCATCCCTTACACCTCATACTTTCGTTTAATTTGCTATTTAACTCTATGTTTAACTTATTTAAAAAATAACAAATAAACGATCTTCAGGAAGTAAATCTACAAGGCTATGGATTCATATCATTAAAAAGATGAGCTTTTACCCAAATTACAAACAGAATCCCTCCTATTTTTAGAATGCTCTGTCGAAATTTCATAAGAAAATTCTTTACTTCTCAACTCAAAGAGCCTATAACTCCCCCTTCCAGAACTAAAAACCTATCCTTAAGAAAATAAAAAAAGACTTTAAAAGTCGAAGCTCTAAAGTCTCTAAAACATGATGATTTTAATGTGTTAATGGATTTAAAACCTTACCCCATAACGAAGCAATGCCAGAAAGCGTTCATTATCTACGAGTTAAACCCATACTTTGAAGACGTAAGTGATAGACTATGATCACAACCTACAAGAATGTAGCAATATATTTGCGATAAAAATTTAGAACTACCAAATAAATTTCATAATCAACGCTAAAAAAGACACAACTATGTGTCTTTTCTCAAGTTATCTTTTGATAATAGGACTTAAATCTATCGGAATGCAAACAGAATCATCATTAGTACAAAAGCAATATCACATTATCACTTTTCAGATGCTACCTTTCTTTTTAATCCATCCAGTAGCATAGATTCTAACATCTTAGATATCAAAATTTTCAAATGCTGCATCTTCCAATTCTTGTAGCATCTTTGCATTTCTTCTTTTCTCTTTAAACGATTTTAAAGCCACACCTGAAATGAGTCCTGTTAAAATCACTGCTCCAATCGCTCCGTATTTACCTTTATTTTGTTTCATTTTTTCTAACATTCTTCATTCCTCCTTAGTGTTACTTAATTTGTTAACTTCATATTATCTGAATTTTCGACATAAAAACATTCTTTTTTTAAAATTTTTTATATGATATACTTAGGAGGTAAGCTTAATTTTCATAAAATGAATGAAGACATGATTATAGAGCAATTAATCACTGACATATTCACCGATCATGATACTAGAACGCGCCCTATGGCGTTTTTTTTATAAAAATTTAAATACTAGAATACAAAGTGATTTTCAACATTAAGAGACATCTTTTACACCTTATTCTTTCTTTTTTTTACCTAAATATAATAAGATTATAATCGACCATTATCAAGTGGTCCACCTAACACTAATTAACTATTACCCTTTTACATCGTTATAATTATTATTTTTTTAGCCCAGAGAGGTCCTTGTGGCCTCTTTTTCATTGCTATAACAAAAGTAGCACTGAAGTTCATCGATTCTATCATATTTGATGATGCTGATGAAGGAACGTCTTTTTTCATGGCATCAAAAAAAAGAGACATCACGTTTCTCTCCTGTTACAATGTAA is a window of Turicibacter sanguinis DNA encoding:
- a CDS encoding stage III sporulation protein AF, encoding MGKEMIYTYAKQIIAMFFLIAVVNLLVIPASYKKIISFYLHFFIIVIILKPVLSIMNNEVSSFINSITFISESEFDESVQYYQSKLEEDLKDLTLGEVDALIQKAEALCDVDIITFELDEVLTIQMVETSKEAKLCVSNQLGIDRNDILFEGGGQ
- a CDS encoding stage III sporulation protein AE — protein: MSQFSMDLSSFDNIWAEIYSQYDWLVQADYLDKSNLLKVENFNIVGFFKSIVEYAMYELNVSFSQFKMILIFLLVIALFQNIQTTFSTRYEKITNTVLKLILIVQLFGLFVFYHDYTLDILTRYMDIVVAVFPILLSMITITGALWNHALFQPAVVFLINVSYFFINAVSLPLTVIGTIFGFVNQIGIEDLYSRLTNFINKIALWTLGGYFAFFLTLMSIQNVTLSFADGLFFRTTQTLMNYIPVIGSRFTDTVVSIISTLSIMRNSVGLLSIITLVIFVSFPIVKLGIATILFRLLTAIIQPLVSKDFINVLDIFNTGVMNLLVITIIIAVMFIFTFFIILYSSNMMLVTN
- a CDS encoding SpoIIIAH-like family protein → MNKNSYVTAALFVVFVLLTVFYMGMEDPKDLTTGAGSTQTLPNVQMEVSETDAQTGSELASETTTEENVTTVATESNSIQVLRVELEKQQSQKVSELKEVIASKDYDATAKSEAKDDLDKLNRDREHQSALETMIKSKGYNDVLVRVNEETVQVIVQVADESAFPGVEEVNELYMMAKTEFTNNPDVTIQFQPIN
- a CDS encoding SpoIIIAC/SpoIIIAD family protein: MPIDVTEILQFAGIGFLLGIIGMVFKKLDIAKDVSELITLAGYVYMLIFIVQLIEILMTSLRNIFML
- a CDS encoding stage III sporulation protein AD, which gives rise to MLTFFFMVALQILSKMIGDLTAVFLNFNIEQQYVTIIIRLIGIVYYAEFVNFLLTEAKLGNVGKMFEYIVKLYLIGYSLPMIITLFELILSIL